A DNA window from Deltaproteobacteria bacterium contains the following coding sequences:
- a CDS encoding archaeosortase/exosortase family protein gives MFRRLAAAIAAHWLTIRVVGAFVLLIVVFFSTLTYAPIVERFDVASGLAQLAAWMAWLMLKVLGAVVGFEVTKQGTILGSGAFEVDVSPACSGAVPTMIYLAAVFAYPAKWRAKLIGAGLGIVVIHSVNLLRVSALFLIGLYFHRLFHETHVYVAQALVICIAVATWLYWAGRFVDAPGR, from the coding sequence ATGTTTCGACGTCTCGCCGCGGCCATCGCCGCCCATTGGTTAACCATCCGGGTGGTGGGCGCGTTCGTTCTGTTGATCGTGGTGTTCTTCTCGACGTTGACCTACGCGCCGATCGTCGAGCGGTTCGACGTGGCGTCCGGACTCGCGCAGCTCGCGGCGTGGATGGCGTGGCTGATGCTGAAGGTGCTCGGCGCCGTCGTCGGCTTCGAGGTGACGAAGCAAGGCACCATCTTGGGTTCGGGGGCGTTTGAGGTCGACGTCAGTCCGGCGTGCTCGGGCGCGGTGCCGACGATGATCTATCTCGCCGCGGTGTTCGCTTATCCGGCAAAATGGCGGGCGAAATTGATCGGCGCGGGTCTCGGCATCGTGGTTATTCACTCCGTGAATCTGCTGCGCGTCAGCGCGCTGTTCCTGATCGGGTTGTACTTCCACCGGTTGTTCCACGAAACGCACGTCTACGTCGCGCAGGCGCTGGTGATCTGCATCGCCGTGGCGACGTGGCTGTACTGGGCGGGACGATTCGTCGATGCGCCTGGGCGTTAA